A stretch of the Drosophila sulfurigaster albostrigata strain 15112-1811.04 chromosome 2L, ASM2355843v2, whole genome shotgun sequence genome encodes the following:
- the LOC133850897 gene encoding neprilysin: MAYTLLATLILVALSRSSAVPKPASLDLFAPLPDFKHKEELLEHYGDFMLSTMNRSVDPCENFYEYACGSWKESKMLTEKARNTSVLGVIQERINDQILAFLQNATQEQLQDKNHSTSAEWKAKQFFASCVQMKVNLSLGYEKIMGQQDDRYAVEWKQHYQNASRDWIYLNFMSHYDVYPLLPMRLHYNTSGRKFDILLSGPSKALANVNEEQLQNMTRDFGIIDEQKRKDFLSNFANLTQFERNLTQLVKHRNDTEQLKLGEFITRHKEDRLNWTRYFDVAFNGTQRSSWPVINLLEDVGELVHFLERTELSVLRSYVQHRVLIKFYEVWKTKTRNGTLASECRVITETYFNYALLPWFIEENFDKERRADVLTLAKHIKDTFYDLLDQYSWLDDETRSEAKTKLSSMDILVGYSDDLQHREIFDAVYSNQNMTSDWYENLVTLEKNRAKVKLRSVDKALIPQVQMTRIANAYYAGYFNQAFIAIGISQWPLYHVDFPAVLKFAGIGNIVGHEMAHGFDSTLYQYNYDGKKVNWWSAASLRNFKERYRCLESQYNKYILLGVQTNGTLTSGDNIADNVGARMAYRAYERNMGSKAWQKKPLQGIDYNNKQLFFLKFAQSWCTGADNASKLSKIKSDEHAYEEFRVIGTLSNMPEFSEAFNCKLGTDMNPLKKCVVW; the protein is encoded by the coding sequence ATGGCCTACACGTTGTTAGCCACGTTAATACTTGTCGCTCTTTCGCGTTCATCCGCTGTGCCAAAACCCGCGTCACTTGATCTCTTCGCCCCACTTCCGGATTTCAAGCACAAAGAGGAGCTATTGGAACACTATGGCGACTTTATGTTGTCCACGATGAATCGCAGCGTGGATCCTTGTGAGAATTTCTATGAATACGCTTGCGGTAGCTGGAAGGAGTCAAAGATGTTGACCGAAAAGGCACGGAATACGAGCGTCTTGGGTGTTATTCAGGAGCGTATTAACGATCAGATCTTGGCCTTCCTTCAGAATGCCACGCAAGAGCAATTACAGGATAAGAATCATTCCACGAGTGCCGAGTGGAAGGCCAAACAGTTCTTTGCCAGCTGTGTGCAGATGAAGGTGAATCTCTCGCTGGGCTATGAGAAAATCATGGGACAGCAGGACGATCGCTATGCGGTGGAGTGGAAGCAGCATTATCAGAATGCCAGCCGGGATTGGATCTACCTCAATTTCATGTCCCACTACGATGTTTATCCGCTGCTCCCGATGAGGTTGCACTATAATACATCGGGTCGGAAGTTTGATATTCTACTCTCGGGACCATCCAAGGCACTGGCGAATGTCAATGAGGAGCAATTGCAGAATATGACGCGGGATTTTGGCATCATCGATGAGCAGAAGCGTAAGGATTTCCTTTCGAACTTTGCGAATCTTACGCAATTTGAACGAAATCTGACGCAATTGGTTAAACATCGCAATGACACGGAGCAGTTAAAGTTGGGAGAATTCATTACCCGTCACAAGGAGGATCGCTTGAATTGGACGCGTTACTTTGATGTGGCCTTCAATGGCACACAGAGATCGTCCTGGCCAGTGATTAATCTTCTAGAGGATGTTGGTGAACTTGTGCACTTCCTGGAACGCACAGAGCTGAGTGTTCTACGCTCTTATGTACAACATCGTGTACTCATCAAGTTCTACGAGGTGTGGAAGACAAAGACGAGGAATGGAACTTTGGCCAGTGAATGTCGCGTCATCACAGAGACTTACTTTAATTATGCGCTGTTGCCCTGGTTTATTGAAGAAAACTTTGACAAGGAGCGACGCGCTGATGTCTTAACTCTAGCCAAGCACATCAAAGATACGTTCTATGATCTGCTGGATCAATACAGTTGGTTGGATGATGAGACACGCTCAGAAGCCAAGACGAAATTATCATCAATGGATATTCTGGTTGGTTACAGTGATGATCTGCAACATCGAGAGATATTCGATGCTGTGTACAGTAATCAGAATATGACCAGCGATTGGTATGAGAATCTCGTCACGCTTGAGAAGAATCGAGCGAAAGTCAAGCTTCGATCGGTGGATAAAGCGTTGATACCACAAGTTCAAATGACACGTATTGCGAATGCTTATTACGCGGGATACTTCAACCAGGCTTTCATTGCAATTGGCATTTCCCAGTGGCCACTTTATCACGTCGACTTTCCGGCCGTGCTCAAGTTCGCTGGGATTGGAAATATTGTTGGTCATGAGATGGCTCACGGATTTGACTCGACGCTCTATCAGTACAACTACGATGGAAAGAAGGTCAACTGGTGGTCAGCAGCTTCGTTGCGCAACTTCAAGGAACGCTATCGCTGCTTGGAGTCCCAGTACAACAAATACATTCTGCTGGGAGTGCAGACTAATGGCACCCTAACATCGGGTGATAATATTGCCGATAATGTGGGTGCTCGAATGGCGTATCGTGCCTATGAGAGGAACATGGGCAGCAAGGCGTGGCAAAAGAAGCCGCTACAGGGAATtgattacaacaacaaacagctcTTCTTTCTGAAGTTCGCACAATCCTGGTGCACGGGAGCGGATAATGCTTCGAAGCTAAGCAAGATAAAGAGCGATGAACATGCCTACGAAGAGTTCCGTGTCATTGGAACATTGAGTAACATGCCGGAGTTTAGTGAGGCTTTCAATTGCAAGCTGGGAACGGATATGAATCCGCTCAAAAAGTGTGTTGTTTGGTAG